AGGGTTCCCCAGGGCCGGGATGGCCTGTCCCAAGAACAGCATGCCCGCCAAGGTCCACGTCAGAAGTCTACTCTGTGCACAAATACAATAGGCCATCACCGTACCTTTTATGATTCGAGGGTCGCAAGGGCGTCCTTGGCCGAGGCGGCTTCTGTGCCGCCCCTCCTGACAAAACCCCTTCTCATGAGCGAAGCTGCCCGCCACTCGTTGGCACTCCATCCAACATAGATGCTCAGCAAGATAAGAATGATATCTCCCAGCAAGGAAGCGTTTTCAAAATCACCGAAATAAATCGCCAAGGCCGCCAGGCCAATGCCAGCGCCAATCATGAGTGTAAATAAAATAATGCCGCGAACTAAAAGCCCTTTTGCCAAGCACCAAACAAACAGGAAGAAGAACGCAAACCAGTTGAAGCCATGAGGCACGACGACTGTCTTGCCGATTTTATCATTCCGATAAACGCCGTATGTCTTCATGTCTCGCCCCAGCCACTCATCGGCATGTCCTCGGCCTTGTGCGCATTCAGACTATACAAATTATTGACCAGGGAGGGTCCTGGCGAGACGGAAGCTGAGGTCGCGGGACCGGGATTCCGCCGAACCGACGAACCGCCAAGCGGAGCGGCTTTCCAACCAGCCGATGTTCCAGGAACCGCCGCGAACGACACGCCGTTCACAAACATCTGCTGTCCGCGCGCTGCCGTCACCGGGGCTCCATGGTAATTTTCGTGCCAGCAATCAGCCGTCCACTGCCACGCATTGCCCGCCATGTCATAAAGGCCGAATCGGTTGGGCAGGAAGCGTCCTGCCGGATAGGTTTGGATATGGCCGTCGCGGCAATTGTAAGTTGCCGAATTCGAATGCTTTTCCTGAAGCGAAAGGTCGGCAAGGTTGGCATGCTCGCACTGCCGTTCGTCGCTATCCCCCCAGAACCACATGGTCGTTGTCCCGGCACGCGCCGCGTATTCCCACTCCGCCTCGCTCGGCAGGCGATAGGGACCTTCGCCGCCTGCAGCAACCGCCGGCGACAGGGTGAAGCCGGTAACCGTCTGCCTCTCCCGCAGCGGAAAGCGCAATTCGCCTTCAAGCTGGTCGGAATTGGGGCTTTCCAGGCAGACCTCGGTTTCCGTGACCACCACGCGCGCGTAGACCCGAGGCTTGATCCAGATGCCGCAGACCTCGACGGGCGAGTTTGCCTTCAAGATCGGGTTTTGCGTCTGCGCCGCGACCGGCTGCCACAACGCCATCAGAACCACCAGGGTTCCGGCAAACCAAAGGCGCATCTTGATCCCCCGCCCCAAGCGTCCCGCGCCCCACCCCGTGGATTCGCTTGATCGACGGTCAGGAGCCGATAGCCTAGCCCAACTCAGGGGCGAGGGAAAGCATGTACGGATCAGCGCGCAGTAATCTCCATCAGATTATTGTCGAAGCGGCGGGGGGAGGGGGAAGAACAGCGCGACGTTCCAACGGCTAAGCCGCTTTCCAGATGGGCCGAAATCTGGCTACTCTGACGTCAATAACGGGTATGGGTCGGCTAGCCACTACAGCAAAATGAGGGCCGAGCGAGAGCGCGAGGAAAGGGAGCTTTGGGGAGGAAAAAAATGAGCAGGAGCTGTGCTGCTGCACATTCGTGACTGCGGACGCAAAGGGCGGTTGGAATAATAAGAATCCGCCCTGCAGAACTCTACGCTTTGCCATATTCGTACCGTAAATTTCTGGAAGAATGCGTATCCAATCGCGGTCATGTTCTAAAGATCCCCGAACGGCCATCGCCCTCGAACCGGACGTCAAGGCGGCCCTCCCGGAGGAGATGCGGGGCCACATGGATGCCCTGGACGACGTCATGGCCGCCGTGGCGACCGGCGATTTCAAGCAGGCGGCCCAGGAGGCCCGCCGACAGCTTGAGGTCGGCAGCGGCAAGGGCCTGGGACGCTTCATGCCCGTCGAGTTCCCCCAGATGGGGATGGCCATGCATCCCTCGGCCCTGGATTTCGGCGATGTGGCGGCCGCGATTGCCACGCCGACATCAGCCGCCGACTGGCAGAAGGCGGTGACTGCCATGCAGGCCATTTCCCTGAACTGCCGGGCCTGTCACTCCGCCTTCCGGATCAAGTGATCGTCACGGCTCGAGGGCGGAGGGGCCGAGACTCAGTCGTCGTCGTGGTCCTTCTTCCGCTTCCTTTTCTTTTCCGGCTCGATGCCGCTGCCACCCTGGAACTGGTACGGAACCCCGCGTCGGATGGATTCCCATGCCCGCTTGGCTTCGCGCTCGTCGGCGCTACGGTGGCAGGCGACACAATTCTCGTAGTCGCGGATGCCTTCCTTGAGATGCTTCTGGCGGATATTCGCTTCCGAATGCTCGTGACAGAAGTAGCAGGTGTACTGCTTGTAGTCCTTCGTCCGGTGGCAGGTGGTGCATCGTTCGTGATGGCCATCCAGGACGAAGAGCTTGGCGTGGTTGAAGGTCGCGGGCTTCCACCTTTCGGTCCCGTGGCAGACTCCGCAGTTGTCGGATCCCTGGACGTGCAGCGTGTCGTTGGGCATCTTCGCCTTGTGGCAGGAGACGCACTGCTGAAGCCCGGCCTCGGTCAGCATCTTGTGATCGAACCTGGCCGGTTTCCACTTCTCGGTCCCATGGCACTGGACGCAGGTCGTCCCGGTCAGGCCGTGCAGGGCGTCCTCGGGCTTGCGGTGGCAGGCCTCGCATTGTTCCCGATCCGATGCGTCAAGGAGGCCATGGGAGAAGCGCTGGCGGATGCGGTACTTTGCGACCCCCTGGTGGTCGCTGTGGCAGGCGATGCAGTCCTGGCCGAGCAGCTTCTGGTGGAAGGGCACCTTGGTCCGCTGGACGGCGACCGGCTTGCCCTTGGTGGTCAGGACTCCGATGTCATTGACCTTGTGGCAGCCGACGCACTTCTCGGGTTCCGCCCCGATGAAGGTCTTGTGGCAGGCGAAGCAATCCGTCTCGTAGTCCCGGTGGCCGTCGATCAGCGGTCCCGGACTGACCATCAGGTGGGGGAACAGGAAGACCAGCACCGCGATCACGATGAGGTTGGCGACCAGGACTGTTTTGATGGCCCGGCTCATTTCCATTCCCAGAACATCAGGACGCTGACGATATGGCCGAGGGCCAGGACGGCGAAGACGAAGGAGATCGGGAAATGCACGGCCCGCCAGCGGGCCATGGTCTCGAAGGTCACCGCATCCCAGAACAGCTCCCGTTCCACCTCGCCCTTCGACAGGCCGCGCAGGCGGTATTTCTCCTCCTTGGAGGTCAGGCGGCGGCGGGAGCGGTCAAGGAGGTACCGGCCCACCATGCCGCTGATGACGTTGACGATCATGCCGCCCATGGCCAGCCAGGGCAGGATGGCGTTGAAGTGCACGCCGGCATGGATCATCACCATCAGGGCGCCCAGCCAGGTGAAGACCTCATGGAAGCGCAGCAGGATCTTCGGGCTGCCCGAGGCGATCACCTTGCGCTTGCGCAGGGAATAGAGCAGCGACAGCAGGATCAGGATCGTGCCCGGTATCCCCAGGTACCGCCCTACCCAGACCAGTTGGTACTGGTGCAGGATGAAGTCGCCCACCGTCGTTGCCGCCAGCAGCAAGACGAACAGCTTGAGGAAGGGGATGACCTCGTGGCGGAAGAGCGAGCGTTCCATGGCCGCCCTCACGCCGTCAGCACGAGATCGCGCTTGGGGCGCGACACGCAGAGCAGGCAGGTACCAGGCTCGGGCTCATAGTCGGGGGCCTGGAGGTATTCCACCTCGCCGGCCTCGATCCGTGTCTGGCAGGAACCGCAACCCCCGGCCCGGCATCCGGAGTCGACCTTGATTCCATGCCGTTCCGCGAACTCCAGCAGGGACCCGGCGCCACCGTCCCAGGGCAGCGTCCGATCCGACTTGGCGAAGGTGACGGCGACGGCCGGGCCCGAGTCCTCGGGAACCTGCTGCCGGGCCGGCTTGGCCAAGGAGGCCGGACCGAAGGCTTCGTAGTGGATGCGCGGGTCCGGCACACCCCATTCCTCCAGGGCGGGAACCAGGGTCTCCATCATCGCCCGGGGGCCGCAGATGTAGAAATCATAGGGCCTGAGGGCCAGCGTCAGGCGCAACAGGGTTATGTCGACATGGCCCCGGTGATGGTAGTCCCTTCCCTCGACATCGGTCGGCGCGGGACGGCTGTAGCAGACATGCAGCCGGAAATTGGAGTGCTCCCGGGCCAGGCCTTCCAGGTGCTCCTTCATGACGTGCTCGCCGCCGTCCCTGAGGCCGTAGAACAGCCAGATTTCCCGGTTGCCACCGTTCCCAAGGGTGGCGTTCAGCATGCTGAGCATGGGCGTGATGCCGATGCCGCCGGCCACCAGGACCACGGGGGAATTGCCGCGCTCCAGGTAGAAATGCCCGCTCGGCGCCCTGGCCGTCAGGATGTCCCCCTCCCGCACATGATCGTGGAAATGGCCGGAGGACAAACCCGGCGGCGAGACCCGCTTGATGGAGACCCGATAATGATCCAGCCCCGGACGATCGGACAGCGAGTAGCAGCGGGTAACGGGCTTGCTTCCATCCCCCGGATCAAGCCGGAAGGTCAGGAACTGGCCGGGCAGGAAATCGAGGAGGGGCTTGCCGTCGGTAGGCACCAGATGAAAAGAGCAGATGCTCCGGCTCCGGTCCTCGAAGACCTTACGCGCGACGCGGAATTCCCGGAATCCCTCCCAGGCCGCTCCCTTGATCGGCGCCGGTGTCGCCTCCTCGGGTACGAGGGCCGCCTCCTCGCCACCGAACTCGGCTACCCGCTCCCGCAACTGTTGATAGGTCTGCCAATGGCGCGAGAATGCCACTGCCGCGAAGAGAGTGACCTGAAGGAGAAGGCCGAGCGTGATGTACAGGAACAGCTCGAACGCGGTCATGATGCGATGCTCCCCCACCGACCCTTATTGGATCGACAATTTCCTTTAACCCTTCAAGGGTGAATGGCGGCTGAACAGGTGGCTCCGGGCCGCCGGCTTCAGGGATATGCGGGATGGGATGTTCCCGGCCTTTTTATGCAAGGCGAAAATCGGCGCA
This genomic stretch from Magnetospirillum sp. WYHS-4 harbors:
- a CDS encoding SUMF1/EgtB/PvdO family nonheme iron enzyme, with protein sequence MRLWFAGTLVVLMALWQPVAAQTQNPILKANSPVEVCGIWIKPRVYARVVVTETEVCLESPNSDQLEGELRFPLRERQTVTGFTLSPAVAAGGEGPYRLPSEAEWEYAARAGTTTMWFWGDSDERQCEHANLADLSLQEKHSNSATYNCRDGHIQTYPAGRFLPNRFGLYDMAGNAWQWTADCWHENYHGAPVTAARGQQMFVNGVSFAAVPGTSAGWKAAPLGGSSVRRNPGPATSASVSPGPSLVNNLYSLNAHKAEDMPMSGWGET
- a CDS encoding 2Fe-2S iron-sulfur cluster-binding protein, which gives rise to MTAFELFLYITLGLLLQVTLFAAVAFSRHWQTYQQLRERVAEFGGEEAALVPEEATPAPIKGAAWEGFREFRVARKVFEDRSRSICSFHLVPTDGKPLLDFLPGQFLTFRLDPGDGSKPVTRCYSLSDRPGLDHYRVSIKRVSPPGLSSGHFHDHVREGDILTARAPSGHFYLERGNSPVVLVAGGIGITPMLSMLNATLGNGGNREIWLFYGLRDGGEHVMKEHLEGLAREHSNFRLHVCYSRPAPTDVEGRDYHHRGHVDITLLRLTLALRPYDFYICGPRAMMETLVPALEEWGVPDPRIHYEAFGPASLAKPARQQVPEDSGPAVAVTFAKSDRTLPWDGGAGSLLEFAERHGIKVDSGCRAGGCGSCQTRIEAGEVEYLQAPDYEPEPGTCLLCVSRPKRDLVLTA
- a CDS encoding cytochrome c3 family protein encodes the protein MSRAIKTVLVANLIVIAVLVFLFPHLMVSPGPLIDGHRDYETDCFACHKTFIGAEPEKCVGCHKVNDIGVLTTKGKPVAVQRTKVPFHQKLLGQDCIACHSDHQGVAKYRIRQRFSHGLLDASDREQCEACHRKPEDALHGLTGTTCVQCHGTEKWKPARFDHKMLTEAGLQQCVSCHKAKMPNDTLHVQGSDNCGVCHGTERWKPATFNHAKLFVLDGHHERCTTCHRTKDYKQYTCYFCHEHSEANIRQKHLKEGIRDYENCVACHRSADEREAKRAWESIRRGVPYQFQGGSGIEPEKKRKRKKDHDDD
- a CDS encoding DUF2628 domain-containing protein; the protein is MKTYGVYRNDKIGKTVVVPHGFNWFAFFFLFVWCLAKGLLVRGIILFTLMIGAGIGLAALAIYFGDFENASLLGDIILILLSIYVGWSANEWRAASLMRRGFVRRGGTEAASAKDALATLES